The genomic region TATGGTTGAATAACatatttgcttttcaaaaaaaaaataaaaaaatatatgaatatggttgaataaaaattaaaaatgaatatgaatatggatatatGATCATCCAATTAATACCCGATCAAGTGTCATTCTTTCATACTTTTATTTTAATGTATGGAAACATACTTTACGATATTTTAAATAAATTTTTAGCTTATATACTCTGATACTCCTTAAtaattattgtcattatttttCTTTGAAAAGTCAACTCGCACCTTAACACAAATTTTATCCACGAATACGTTGATACTCCCTCATTTTGAAATACTccgtataaaataaaaaaatatacagtATAAAAAATACCTGTCATATGTTCTTTCTTTGTTAACTTTATAGTCTTACTCTTTACTTTTTATAAATCTTTTTTATTCTACATGAATAAAGTAGgggtaaaaaatatttttattacattatttttttctatttatagaagtgaacaattaatttgagacatctcaAAATTGAATAGTGGAGAATAGATATGACACGGGTGGAGTATTATTCGCATATGAGCGTGAACACATACTTCATAATTATTAACCACATCTATACAACTTGACCATATACCTCAGTTAATAAGAGAACCACATAACACACTGACACAAGTATTCTttgtatttgttacaaaaatgtgtaaCCAGGGGCGGACCAAAGAAGGGGCAGGGTGGGGCGCCCGCGCCCAgtagatttgtaatttttagtgcaAAATTTTTCGATTTTTCGATTTTGTTCCCGGTggaattttttttgccccaaaccctttATATTTTACcccaaaatctccatattttgcctcaaaaccttcgtattttgcccaaaaaaacctgcaaattttgctcaaaaactctatattttacccaaaacctccatattttgccaaaaaaattcctatgttttaaaaaaaaaaattcgcccccggtaaaaaaatttcctggatccgccactgtgTGTAACgtgttttttgtaaaaaaaaaataaacttttcaGACGTATCCCAACTCCTAAGCTTGACTCTTATGGAACAATACTGAATCAAGACAAGTCATAATGATTGTATCAAAAACTTATCGCATGGAGCAAAAGGGCAAAACAATTGTGATTCAAAAGCTACAATTGTGATGTCCAGAAAATCAACCCTGCCATGTACCAAAAACACATGTGGATGTTCGAGTCCATGCAGTCACATGGCGAGTTAACATCTTTTATTCGGAACACTATTACACTAAGCAGTTTCTAATAATCTGAACCATCATTTCCCACGTAACACTAACTTCAACCATTATTTTGGATAAAAAATAAACTTCAAAATCACAATTCTTAAGgccataacattattattattattcagtgCCACAAGTATTCTAAGACTATGTAAAATACAACAATGGAAGTTTTCAAAAATGGGCAGTTGTAATATACACGAGCTTTGTAAGTTAACTTACACGAGCTTCAATAAAACGCTAGCCATACTTGTTCTTTATCTACATCAAAAAATTGTCAACCATATGTTGTATGACGTCTGCTCCATCAGAATTCATCCAAGGTGAGTTTACCTGTGACTCATATATAAATAGCAAAAAAGTATGATTCAGTAACATAAATTATGTTGTGCACTGGACAGGTGATCAATGACACAGAGTAATAATGATTCATGTAAAAGCATTTTTGAGAAGTTATATAATATGAGCCAGTCTTACATTATTGCTATATGTTCAGTGGAATGACCCCACAAAATAAGAAGGCAGGTAACACAATTTGGATGTAAACTAGCTATCATGTCTACAATATTAAACTTTGACTTTTGAGGTCAAACACTGGTTTGCAAACTTTGAAGCTGATTTGTATGCATGGTCGAATTTTACGCAGATTATTCCTATCTTTTAATTATCTTATTATTCGATACTTAACGAAGTTTTAGCATTTCTTATTATAAACTTCATATAACTGATGCGAAGTTTGAAGTCAGACTAGTTTGTTTGACCTTATACCTATTGACAGGCATCACGGGATGTTTGCGGAAAATTATACTACTAGAAAAAGGGTTATAGTAACGAATATATTATATACTTTCATTTTGTTCCAATGTAGGCAATATACCCAAAAAATAGGCTATGAACTTGTTGTTTCTGTGTCATTATCAACATATATAAAGTTTTGATCTAATAAATAAGGTATTTATTAAACATGCTAAGTTAAAACGATCACGTGCAATACATGTGAGGGCATTTTTGTCTTTTTTATTTTTTCTCATATTTTTCATTTAAGTTAGACATAACTACACAGATTGAACAACATAAAAACCCACAAATGCTTGGTATGtgatttaacttaacagactttttTAACGGGTCTATTAGTTTAAGAGATTTCACGCGCAAAAAGAGAAAACCACAGGGACTGTTCGTGTAATCTTTTCACTTAAAAAATGACACATATTTAGTTTTACCGGTCTAGCAGGTAACCGGTCATATTTTGTTTACATTAACACACATTTTAAAAGTTTATCACCTACAATAGTATTTTTCGGGGTATATAGCTTACATTGGAACAAAACTTATATATGACctatttatagctttaaccctCAAAAAAACTAACACCCAACTAGTAAATACGAAGACCGAATTTTTAAATTTCGAAAAATTAATACTATCTTCGTTCCATATTTATAATCCACATTTTCTTTTTTAGACGTACTCCACTTCCGGGTATATTTAACTAAAGTTCTTACACTACCCTTACTTTAAAGTCAAGTCGTGAAAAGGTGAGTGAAAGTAAACAACGTAATTATCGTTAACAAAAAATAGAGTGATTCAAAATCCTAAAACATATGCACATTATTGATAATTTGCATGGGATACTTGCCTGGATCGTGTTGTGTGCAAGGTATCTTTGTCTACTTCCTTTAAAGCTAACGTCAACCCGTTCCCACCTTATTTTACATAACCCTTTGATCATCGTCTCTGGAATTAACAATGATTACTCAACATATAAAAACATTCAATGTTTGTCTCTCAAGTATTTTATTGAGGTGCCCGTAGGCTCAGGTGGAGGTGGCAAGTTGGGTAAGTCAAGTCACAAATGAGTGATGAAATGAATATAATACATCACTAAATTTAACTATAACTATAGGACCCCATATAGTTTTGGGATTTATGATTTTTTAAGGTAAACAACCACTCAAGTACCCTTTAGatataattagttttggaaaaaaaaTATTCAAGACACCTTCGAGTTTTGATCCTATATTTGCCACTGGATTTGAGCCATATATATGTTCAAGAACCCCAAAGGGGTGGTTAAGTGGTTGGTTGCTTGGGAATCTCCAAAGGAGACACAGGTTCAATTCCCACCAACATCACTTTTGGTCTtgcctttctatatatatatatatatatatatatatatatatatatatatatatatatatatataggggcaggatcaatggggaagtaaccaatcggggggaagcgggggaagcaaaaaaatattttttttttcattttttttttccggcatcaagatcacacgaaaatatgaacatttagaagagacacttcgtgatgaatgttattatttaggcgggaaaacgatcgacaaaaataacattgaagataatattgttcgtgaagaatatgaacgttttttttcttcatgttttgtgaagtaaaatttagcccgatttagagtttagggtttagggtttggtgttttaggtttattccataaacccaaaacaccaaaccctaaaccctaaaccttaaaccctaaaccctaaactctaaaccgttcgtgttaaaaattcgatctaaatcctaaatctaaaccctaaatctaaaccctaaaccctaaatttctaaaccctaatatctaaaccctataaaccctaatatctaaaccctaatatctaaaccccaatagctaaaacctcaacatacgctcgaaaaacacgataattgttatatattacttcttcgagcgttttcccgccaaaataaaaacatttatcacaaagtgtctctactaaatgttcatattttcatctcatctataatgttcgtgaacaaagttttttcaaaaaacgaaaaaaaaaaaaaaaaaaaatgttgcttccccccaattggttacttccctcttgatcctaccactatatatatatatatatatatatatatatatatatattcaagataAGGCACCACCAAAATATACCCAATTCGTATCGATTGATTGATAGAGAATCGACTCGTATACCTTCCATTGTTTCAGTCTTACTCTTGTGACCGTCAGTTTGTAGATTCTTGAAGACTTCTTGTTTTGGGGTAGTTTCAGTACCTTCTTTCAGAATATGGGGATATCTACTGCTTCTTGCAAGATTCTTACGCTATTAACCAAAACATAATGAGATAATTCGAAACTATCAGAGCGTCCAATATCAATGTGGTCTATTTTACCTTAGGTAACTCACTTCGATGACGAATTGATGACGTGCTCCATCCTACAAGATCTGTGCAATGTTCAGTTAAGAAAAAAAAGCCAAGCATATTGAACACTAAATTAGCAATAATATAAGATATtgactaattacactagaaataggATACGGTCGGAAAGGACATTTGCGTAAACAACTTGGCGCTTAAAGGACAGTAAAGCAGATCTACAAAAAAGTGGCGAAATTAGGAGAAATGTGATTATATGCAGTAGTTAATTAATGAAAGATATATAAACTCACATGAATTTTAGATCTTCGGAATCATTAGCCATTTGAACTAACAGAGGGGGATGTCCATTAGACTTATCTTTTAAATACACTTGTCTCCCTGTTCTTTTTAGTATTACTGAAGTATAGAACCCTACCTTTTCAAGGCTTTTAAGCCCACAAAACATTGGAACCTGAAACCGTTAACGCTACAATTTATGAAAGGCGACATTATTAAAATAAAATGTATAAAGTTGTAATTGCCTGTTTACGCCCTCGTGAACCGAGGTGTGGAGAGGCAATGGTTATAAAGTTGATAGGCTCCAATCCAGCAATTTTTTGATTACAGATATGCTCCGAGCATACATCATTAGAATCAAGATTTGTGTCATCTTGTGTGTAAAGCTTAGCAACTGCGTATCTTGCTATTAGGCCACCAAGTGAGTGGCCTATAAATGAGATCTTCTGAAGATTAGGATGTCGTTCTATTACAGATTTAACCTGAAATTAACAGcactttaattacactaatatttggACATGTAAGAGGAGGTTATTCAGAAATTTCTTTAAGATCATAATAATATGATTTTAAAAAAGTAGCCTATAACAAGATACCAACCTCTTCTGCTAATCTGCTTCCCATCACATCGACACCGTCAAGTGTCGCCAATGCAGAGTTACGTGTGCTGCCTGTACTCCAGATTAATCAAACACAAGGGAACATAAAAACGTGCAAGGAGCTAaaatactttaaaaaaaaaaatagtgaaTTCGATTGAAATTTCATTAACATGATCAAAAGTACGATCTTTAGAGCCACATAACATTCATTAAAGGTTTCATTTATCTAAAGAACCGGTATAAATTGTGCATGTACCATTTCAGGTATTTCCTGATGTATGGACCAACAAACTACCTTAGAAaaatgctaaaaaaaaaaaaaaaaaaaaaaaaaaaaaaaaatctctgcAAGAGAAGAACACTCATAGAAATGCTTACAGTGAACAATAATATCAGAAGGATACTTATTTAAAAACTGTTTTGAAGCAAATCTCCAATCTTTAGCACTGCAACAAGTAAAGATGTTAGGTCACAACATAAAGCAATAAAAGCTTAATCTTATCATCATTTACATTTTCATTGCAAATAAGCTTTTgataacattttaatttcatccGTGTGATCAGTTAATTTTTGACATATATACAGATGCaaaaaggattttttttataatatatagaAAAAGCAGAAGCAAAAAGGACTGATTTCCTCAAATATTCATCATCAGATTCAACCAGCAACAAAAATGATTAAAAAACAAaacaattttttatttaatttaattatcgtGCATTGAAAAAAAACAGAAGAAATAACCTGCCAATGAGTCCATTAACCATAACAACAAGGTGAGTCGGAGAGTGATGTTTATCGCCGGAAACTGATTCGATATCAACGTTTCCGTCGCCGTCGACTTTCTCAACCGTCGGAACTCCATTTTCTGACGATGATCTAAAACAACTCATCAATTTCAGTTTAACGTTATTCTTTAATTTAATATCTGATACTTTGACACCGCCATTTTCTTCTAAATTATTATGCGATTCCATTGATTTCGATGGGGATTTTTGAAATTTAGAAAAGCAAAATGACAATTCAATCAATTAGTAGTTAGTAATTGATAGCTGACCTTATTTGACTAATTAACAGAGCAAGATGCAATTACTATTTTGGGATTTGATAGTGACGGATTTTGCTGATTTAATGGAGTAGTTTGTGAAATTAAGGTGGAGGGTAATTATGGAAATCGAATGACTTTTTGCCGCCGACGCAGgaacatatataataacaaatcaaacACGACACGAGCTATTCAAAGGAACACTATAAAAACAGTTAAATAGGTTAAGAATAATTGTATTTGCTACAACTTTTCAAACGAGAGCTAATTCATACATTATCATATTTAACCATACATAGCTAAATATGCGTTAACCAGTAACATAATACTCATAATCATTTTTATTCAGCTGAGTGTTTACTatgcctggcaaacgggtcaggttgggtcggtttgggtaacgggtcaaaatgtttttgggttgaaatgggtcataggtcaaacgggtcaattttttaaacgggtcaaaatggttcaggtcgggtcggtttgggtaacaggtcgaaacgggtcacaggtcagttgggtcaaatgggttacattgcttttttttttttacatttattacattattttagttattattatttattatatatacataagaactattaatatacataataaatgatataactaTGAATGCTTTCATACATTTTTTACGGATGAAACTTTTTGtgctcgacccatttgacccattcacaaaacccattagacccatttctatttattgatctttgagtattgatacccattagacctgttcttcatttttttataggactcaataggttggagagaaacccatttggatctttttttaagttttgatttacattgttgggcttaatttttctcaagacccaattgacccgaaagcttgacccatttgacccgatTTTGAGTGTATGGGTGACAATTGCCAGGTCTAGTGTTTACTGTCCTTTTCGATGAAGTGTCAAGTTCGAGCCCCACCTGGTGATTTCATAATGCAATTTGTTTTGCAGTTGGTCATGAAGTTCTCTGGATACATAGGCACATCGTTATCTGAGTCTGTCCTTTGACAGTTGTTCCGAGGGTGCTTCTAAAGATTGTGTAGTTAGTGGCTATATAAATCGAGtgaacagcaagcgtcgatttattaacGATTTTACTGTCACTTACAACCTAAATTGAACTTTAGGCAGGTTTAAAACCCGACGAAATTTGATTTTACTATTTTTACGTCATCTcacacttttttatttttattttcttaactTACTTATTGGCCGAATATTCATTCAGAaacaatatatctatctataaaacATTGAGAGAGAGAATTTTCTCTACTGTTCAGGTGTTCCACACTGAGTAGAGAAATGAATTATCTTTATTTTGAGAAAAGAGAAAAGTCGTCTAAATCTTACCTCTCTATACCCTATTTTTGTGGGATTAgattttgtttgtttatttgtttTTTAATATTTGTTTTTTAAGAAGATCGTAGTTGAAGTTTGTGTGGATTTAGGGGGTGTTTGGATTTGCGTTTTGAAAAATGATTATGCGTTTTGAAGAATCAGAATCAAATAATCAGCTGTATCAAAACGCGATTTAGTTTAATggtgtttggatttgattatgcCGTTTAATATCGCAATAATCAGATAATCAGTTTTCTGAGTGTTTGGAAAAATCAACTTATTTGATAATTTAACATGTAAATTACCAAAATGGACATTCTTTTAAATAAAAAGTCCATTACTTTAATATGTTATAgtaatacaatttttatttttttataaatcttaGAAACTTTTATCAAATACTTCGTATATGCTAAAGATGTTAAAATATTGTTTGTAACAAATAAAATTGAGGACTTGTGAATATATGTTGGTAATGGCATACAAATAAATTTGAGCAGTACTCTCTATTATTAATGTTTAATGTACAAAATTCCATATTCAATTCGATTCGATACAAAATGAATTATGAGAGGAATTAACAAACTTGCAAGGGTTGGTAGCTGCAGTTTGCAGTAATAGTGTTAAGGTTTATATGTAGATAcaaagggttttaattatttataagggCATATTAGTCAATAAAGTGGCTTGAATTGTCAATAAAAAATGCGTTTTGGGTGCAGTAACACTTCCCATACTTTTTGGTTTTCACGTTTTGTAGCTAACATAACGTAAAAAAATCACGTTTTCTTATTTAGCTTCCAAACACTAGATATAAATTAATTGCGATTTCCAAACGCAATAATTAAAAAATCAACCTTAAATTGCCAAGGCAAACACCCCGTTAGTGATTTACAAATATCAACTCCATTCTAGAAAAAGCTTTTGACATAAATAATCGGGTCGGGTCTTTTGTAAACCGGGCAACATTTTTGGAGCTACTGCTGAATTCCCCTTCTCACAGTCTTCATTAGCagaactctagggtttgaagaaatGGCGTGGAGACGAATGCAATTGCTGAAGCAAAACCTAATCTCACTAATTCCCTCCAAATCAAATACCTTTATCGCTAATTATTCTTCCAAATCAAATCTATACCACGGTAATCAGATTCTCGCACttccgtaatatttgtatatttctttttattattctaataattatattCACAAATATATTTACATTTACAATACTGTTTAAAATGCAGCGAAAGTTGGTATACCGGAGTTTTTGAACGGAATCGGCAACGGAGTAGAGACATATGCAGAAAAACTTGAATCAGAGTTTGGTGATTTACAGAATCTGTTGGTCGCTCGTTCAATGAAGCTGAAGAAAATTAATATTGGTGGTGATCCAAAAGTTTGCAAACACGTAAGTGCAATTTATTGTTATTTTTGGGGCATTTAAGTGTTTGTTGATTTATGAGTTAATACACTTAGTAGTATCTGTTTTGTGCACGCTAGTGATTGATTTAAGAGCTCAAATTGTTAGTTTTCTGCTGGTGACTACTTAATCAACTATATTTTTTTTGGAATGTTTGTCACCCACACACGCCTTAAGAGGAAAGGCTTCACACACTCTCGCCGCATTGGGTAACTGGTGTGCTTTGGATTAAACCGAGTGGCTTAGGGCATACACTTTTATTCACCACAACATAATCCTCGAGAAAACCTCCCCTGGATTCTAACATGTGCCAACTAGGACTTGTGTCCAACCCGGAGCTTATACCACTCAGGCAATGCCTCGGTGGTTACTTAATCAACCGTATAGCATAACCTGATATGATACcttaataataacttaataatGATAGATGCCTTTGAGGTATACCGTATATTTAAATGAACCGTCACAAGATAGTCCAGTGGTAGGGGCCatgagttccttgcaagaggtaTCAGGTTCGAATCCTGTGTAGGACGAATATTTAGGGATGGCCAGggatgggttggaaacagccagggagtaatcctgttgggctgcgtacatcagagtatggggtcTGATTACTCGCCTTCCCGGGTAGctgaacagggaaaaccttctacATCTACATACTGTATATTCAAAAGATGAAAATGTGTCAAGGTTGCACACAGTTTCACTTTCAGATATAACCAAGTAATAGCAAGCCTTTAGATGGCTGTGTAAGATAGGATTTAATCAGGTTGATGCTGCTACCAGATTCAAGTAAGTATAGGAAACTATACATTAATTTTTGGCATTCTGTGGATAGGAACTTGAGCCCTTATATCATATGATTAGGTTAAGTGCTagtgtaaaaaatgtgaaaatgtttaCAGGATACGGGTCTGTTTTCTTTACACTTTGGTGCATCCAGAACAGCCAACTTCCGGAATAAAAAATGTGTTTCCGCTTGGTGAAAAGTTATTTTTTTTAATCCTAATCCCTATGTCATGAGGTTTGGTTCTTTATACCTTTATTGGTGTCTTTATCAAATCTAAATATGTCGAAATCAACAAAATTTAAATTGATTGAGTCGAGAGAACACCTACTTATAGTTCCAATTATGTCTGAGCATGATGTAGGAACTAGAATATGCTGATGATGTACCTTATAATATATGAGTTAGTAAACATGTAATCCATCAATCGCTTATAGAAATAACCAAATCTTGTATTCATATAACTTTTATCTTAGTATTGATACTGTCTAAATTAGGTGACATGGATACCGacctatgtatgtgtatatatatttgcatCTAATGCTCTTTAGCTATTACTCTCTGAGCTGAGTAACTCAAAATTATAGTGCATGGCAATAGTTGAGAGGTGGGTAAACATGGAACCACTTTTATGTTGTTGCTTGATGACTTGAGTATTTATTGTGTAAATTATGCCCTATATTGTTTACTTAATCCAGTGACTTACATTAGTTGAAAAACTTCATTTCTGGTAAATCGTTTTACGCTTACTTCAACTCTGTTAATTTGATGCAACAGAGGAAGCTGATATTGAAGTATGCCCACAAGTACAGGCTGGGACTTTGGAGGCCTCGAGTTGAACCTCCAAAAACCAAATAAAGTCCAAATGTCACTTTAAACTAGTTTCCTGCAGTAGCTAGCAATCGTTGTTTGCTTTATTTGCACCCTTCATTTGTGTGTTTTTTGAATTTATAAAACAATATATTTTGCAGTATCATTCATTTTGTGATCTGGAATGTTAGAAGCCTTGCAAACGCGTGAAGTGCTTGACTGTAAATTTATGTTTTATAAACAGGTCAAATTTATTTTTCAAAAAGAAGTTCAAGTATTTTCGATACTGTTTCTGTCCTCATCATCAAGGTTGCAAGATTCAATGATTAACTTTGTGTTATCTAGTCATATTGCAACCATTGATTAGATTGTTTTTGTCTCGTGTTAATGTTCAACCTTCATGTTAATGTTAACACAAAATGATGACATTAAGGTTATTGCAAAATGTTGACATTCATGTTAATGTTAACAACCATTGAATATAATGTTTTTGTCTCGTGTTGATGTTGAACCTTTCAATTTATCAAACACAATAGAAAGGAGCGCCTGAATAAAAGCTTATGTAAATATACTGATTACCACTAAACAAAAAGAAATGCTATAATAGATGTACATATATAACCAAAAACATACAAGAACAAATCTAAGTAATTCGGATAACCTCACAACAATATTATGATCATTGACTAATGAACTAAAACTGCAAAAATACATAGAAATTCGCCTCTGCCGAATCACAAGTGCAACTCCTATTCGGTTTGGACCACAATAGCCTCCTCTGTTACAACCCAACCATCACCCTCCTGTTTCGAGGATGGTGCACATCCCTTGTTAAACAAAAAACACAATGTAAGCCATTACGAAATTCAAGTCTGCTTTAAACAGCATAACTATAGGATCATTCAACTTGCTCCATTAAAACGCTCATATCGGTAAGTAACATCAATAAGGTATCTTAAGGTTCAATAACAGATTGATCGATTTGAGCCTTGTTTTCATTTCTTAACAATAACCAAATTCCATATTATATAATCTGAGTATGAACTTACCTTGGAACAAGTATACACAATTATAGTCATCCAGTTCCACTTTTCTAAAGAACAGTTTTTTGTTGCTTCCTGTAGATAATATAACACTGGCGGCATCAGCTGCATTTCATAGTGCCTTAGTTCACCACACAGCACGCATCGTCCAGGATCTCCTGATTCTGTAGTGGCCAAAAGTGGCTTCCCACCGTATGAGTATCTACACATGACATCAAGTCTTATAATAAAGATAATGTCACTAATACTTAACTAGATATATTGTAAAATCCAGTAGTACCTGAAACATTGTTCTGGATACACATCCAACCGTTTCTTAAACTTAAGGTAGGTTCTGTCGGCATTTAAAGCTGTATCGTATTCATAACTTTCCCCTTCCCATGTTTCTTCAGACACTTTCTCATCACCATCACTttgattttcttttatatttagtgACGAGATGCTTGTAGAAACCGAAGCAACATCCTTCGAGTAATTTTCATCTtgagtatatatataaaaacacgGTAACACTACATCCAACAACACATATGTAA from Rutidosis leptorrhynchoides isolate AG116_Rl617_1_P2 chromosome 9, CSIRO_AGI_Rlap_v1, whole genome shotgun sequence harbors:
- the LOC139866549 gene encoding lipid droplet phospholipase 1-like, giving the protein MESHNNLEENGGVKVSDIKLKNNVKLKLMSCFRSSSENGVPTVEKVDGDGNVDIESVSGDKHHSPTHLVVMVNGLIGSAKDWRFASKQFLNKYPSDIIVHCSTRNSALATLDGVDVMGSRLAEEVKSVIERHPNLQKISFIGHSLGGLIARYAVAKLYTQDDTNLDSNDVCSEHICNQKIAGLEPINFITIASPHLGSRGRKQVPMFCGLKSLEKVGFYTSVILKRTGRQVYLKDKSNGHPPLLVQMANDSEDLKFISALLSFKRQVVYANVLSDHLVGWSTSSIRHRSELPKRKNLARSSRYPHILKEGTETTPKQEVFKNLQTDGHKSKTETMEETMIKGLCKIRWERVDVSFKGSRQRYLAHNTIQVNSPWMNSDGADVIQHMVDNFLM
- the LOC139867518 gene encoding uncharacterized protein; the encoded protein is MAWRRMQLLKQNLISLIPSKSNTFIANYSSKSNLYHAKVGIPEFLNGIGNGVETYAEKLESEFGDLQNLLVARSMKLKKINIGGDPKVCKHRKLILKYAHKYRLGLWRPRVEPPKTK